The Haloterrigena turkmenica DSM 5511 genome includes the window CGCCGACGAGGACGGTCGTCGCGGTGACCGCGAGCGCGACCACGATCGTCTCGTCGATCGACACCGGTCCCCAGGTGTCGCCGTCTCGGTAGGCGCGCACGCCGAGCAGCGTCAGGAGCGTCAGGCCGACCGCACCGGCCAGCGCGGCGTACCACATCGTTCCCTCGAGCGGCGGCGCGACGAGCTCGAACGCCGTCAGATACGTGACGCTCGAGTCGATCCCGTAGCGCCCGCTCGAGAGCGTCGTCGCGAGGGCGTCGGGATCGGTTCCGGCGGCGGCCAGTTCGACTCGCAGGGCCTCGAGGCCTGACTGGTTGGCCGACGCGAAGTGGCCGAGCCCGGAGAGGTAGACGACGACCGACAGCCAGATCAGCGGCAGCGAGAAGTTCTGGCGGCGCCACCAGCGGACGACGGCGTTGTCGCCGAACCCGCCGGGTTCGGACTCCGCGCTCGCGTCGGCGTTCGATGCGGACGTTCCCGTGGACCCCGTCGTTCCTGTGGTTCCCGTCGTCGTTCGGCCCGCCGTCCTCGTCCCGGTCGAACCGGTCCCAGTCGTCCCACTGGTCCCCGCGGCATTCGAACTCGACGTCGTGCCCGCACTTGCGCTCGATCCCGCTGTCGACGCGCTCGAGGCGGCGCCCGCACTCGCGCCGGTGCTCGACCGCGAGTCCGTCGTCGACGTCGATCCGCTCTCCCCGGCCGCCGACGCGCCCGAGCCTGCCCCCGCGGTCGCCGTCGCTCGCTCCGGTTCCTCGTCGGCGTCCGACGTCTCGTCGCCCGAATCGCTCGACTGCCAGACGTCCGCCGAGGGGAGGCCGCTGGTTCGTTTCGCGACGTAATCCTCGTGACCGAGGCGGTCGTAGGCCTGGCGCTCGACCGGATCCCCGAGGATGTCGTAGGCTTTCTTGACCGCCGTGAACTGCGCTCGAGCCCGGTCGTCGTCGTTGTGGTCGGGATGGTAGACGCGCACCTGCTCGCGGTAGGCGGTCTTGATCTCGTCCTGGGAGGCGTCGGCAGGAACGTCGAGAAGGTCGTAGAAATCCTCAGTCATGTGGGAGTTAAGGGAGTGTGTTGTCGGATGTGTGTTGTCGTCTCGACATATAATTATCGTGTCGTTCGGTGCAGGATGGTACCT containing:
- a CDS encoding J domain-containing protein, with the translated sequence MTEDFYDLLDVPADASQDEIKTAYREQVRVYHPDHNDDDRARAQFTAVKKAYDILGDPVERQAYDRLGHEDYVAKRTSGLPSADVWQSSDSGDETSDADEEPERATATAGAGSGASAAGESGSTSTTDSRSSTGASAGAASSASTAGSSASAGTTSSSNAAGTSGTTGTGSTGTRTAGRTTTGTTGTTGSTGTSASNADASAESEPGGFGDNAVVRWWRRQNFSLPLIWLSVVVYLSGLGHFASANQSGLEALRVELAAAGTDPDALATTLSSGRYGIDSSVTYLTAFELVAPPLEGTMWYAALAGAVGLTLLTLLGVRAYRDGDTWGPVSIDETIVVALAVTATTVLVGGPLLAGAVLMPMLFAVIVRHTRRGPGWKPSYLYVLPVLAPLVGFGVAAADAATLAVDLAALVVLPIVGGLGLPLRATIRKHFGW